Below is a window of Petrotoga sp. 9PWA.NaAc.5.4 DNA.
TTGTGACAAAAGCCCAATTTGAACTCCTTACTATGTATATTATACCTGCTATTATAACTAACAACAATAGTACAATATCTGTTTTTCTAAATCTTATACTTTTAATTTTCTTGAAAGCATTTTTGATATCGCCTTTCTTAAATGTAATTCCTGTAAAGTCTATAAATGCTTTCAATAAAACCAAAGCCGGCAAAACGACAAGTAAAATTTTTACTCCCCTAACATTATTAAGCTTAAATATCAATAAGTTATTATATCCACTCATAAATACAAGAATTCCAAATAACAAAGAATAGCTTATAATTTTTAAAAGATTATTTTTGGAAACCCTAAAAAATATAATTATAGAAAATAATGTAGCTGCTATTGTAAAAGACCAATTATTTAAAAAAATAAAGCACAGAATATATATAATAGCAAACAATGGTACGTACGAAAATAAATTCAAAAATATTAATCCTACCCCAATGCCTGAAAAAATAAACGTCGGCTCAGAATAATTGATTGAATTAATGTTAACGGGAGTACCTAAATCTTTTTGGATCAAATTAATTAAATTTAACGTTCTGGAATGCTCCGGAAATATAAAATACCGTATTTTTCTTTCTTTTAAAGCTCTATGAAACCTTTGAACTATCATTTCATCATCAAACTTATCTATTTCAGCCGCTTTTATATAATGAGCATACCTCATGTTGTTTAATATATCTTTGTCCAATCGATCTTTAATTTCTGTAAAATATTTATCGAAGTCGGAAAATTCCACAATGAGCACATATTTATATCTTAAAGTTAAATCTTTTAAAAAAATTATATCTTCCTCAAAACCTTGAGACTGAAAATCTTTTAGTATAGCATGATTCTCATAAGTATAATAAAAATACCCATTATTCTCAATTATATGTAACTGACTTTCTATAGGAAGTATCGAATAAGTACTTGAATTTGCAATATCAACATATAGGGAATAAAAAAAGAAAACTATCGAAAAAATTATAGAAATTAAAACAACGTACTTTCTTATTTTTCTCATTAAATTATCCCCCTATTCTTTTAAGACGATTTTTCTAACCTCTCTAAAACTGATTGTAGATCCTCACTAAGCGGGGCACTAAATTCAAAATATTGGCCTTTAAAATTAAAAGAAAGTTTACTCGCATGAAGAAAAAATCTTCTCAAATTATATTTTTTTCTTAAAATTCTGTTCTGCCCTTTGTTGCCATAAGTATCGTCTCCAGCAATTGGGTAACCAAGATTGGCAAATTGTATTCTTATTTGATGTTTCCTTCCTGTATGCAATTCTATCTCTACGAGCGTGTAAATCCCTTCCGGTGTTTTATACTTTTTTATTACTTTGTATTCCAAATAAGCCTCTTTTCCATAAACTGGCGTAGATAAGAATCCTTCTTTTTTCTTCAAGTCTCCAACTAATAAAGATAAATAAAATTTCTTTGACTCTCTACCTTTTATAAGCTCTGTTAACTCCCTGGCAGTTTGTTTATTTTTAGCTATTATCATAACACCAGAAGTTAGTTTATCTAATCTATGCACTAAATGAGGTTCAAATTGACCATCTGAATAATACATAACACCTTCAATTATGGTTGCCATTTCTTCTTGGGCTCCAGGATGCACTGACACCTTAGCTGGTTTATTTATTACCAAAAATTCATTGTCTTCATATATTATGTCAAAATCAACATGTCTTGCTTTCAAAGACGGTTCCGCAGGCCTTTTTATATCTTCTAACTTTTCATCGTTTAAAATTATCTTGACTCGATCTCCAATATTTAGAGAGTAATTGTTATGCTTTATCCTTTTTCCATTAACTCTTACAAAACCTCTTCTTATAAGGCTATAAATAGCTCCCAATTTTATGTCTGGATAATTTTTTCGTATAAAGGTATCTAACCTTGAATAATAATTTTTTTCATTTACAACGGTTTCTTTTTCCAATTAAATTTAAT
It encodes the following:
- a CDS encoding DUF5693 family protein, whose product is MRKIRKYVVLISIIFSIVFFFYSLYVDIANSSTYSILPIESQLHIIENNGYFYYTYENHAILKDFQSQGFEEDIIFLKDLTLRYKYVLIVEFSDFDKYFTEIKDRLDKDILNNMRYAHYIKAAEIDKFDDEMIVQRFHRALKERKIRYFIFPEHSRTLNLINLIQKDLGTPVNINSINYSEPTFIFSGIGVGLIFLNLFSYVPLFAIIYILCFIFLNNWSFTIAATLFSIIIFFRVSKNNLLKIISYSLLFGILVFMSGYNNLLIFKLNNVRGVKILLVVLPALVLLKAFIDFTGITFKKGDIKNAFKKIKSIRFRKTDIVLLLLVIIAGIIYIVRSSNWAFVTNFERKVRDYFERVLIARPRTKEIISYFFYYTPSLPGRSFIWNTFRAILPVSILNTFLHIHTPLYLSILRTINGFLVSLILLLIILFVETLIKKIRESKSSNQLENGLQKVEESQEEQENSQTKGV
- a CDS encoding RluA family pseudouridine synthase, with protein sequence MEKETVVNEKNYYSRLDTFIRKNYPDIKLGAIYSLIRRGFVRVNGKRIKHNNYSLNIGDRVKIILNDEKLEDIKRPAEPSLKARHVDFDIIYEDNEFLVINKPAKVSVHPGAQEEMATIIEGVMYYSDGQFEPHLVHRLDKLTSGVMIIAKNKQTARELTELIKGRESKKFYLSLLVGDLKKKEGFLSTPVYGKEAYLEYKVIKKYKTPEGIYTLVEIELHTGRKHQIRIQFANLGYPIAGDDTYGNKGQNRILRKKYNLRRFFLHASKLSFNFKGQYFEFSAPLSEDLQSVLERLEKSS